In a single window of the Thermus amyloliquefaciens genome:
- a CDS encoding ribonuclease J: MEEQARKPRRRRRRPQGGGGATGTGPQDFLEIIPLGGMGEIGKNITAFRFRDEIFVLDGGLAFPEEGMPGVDLLIPRVDYLVENRHLIRAWVLTHGHEDHIGGLPFLLPMVFGKDSQVPIYGAKLTLGLLKGKLEEFGLRPGSFNLKEVSPDDRIQVGRYFTLDLFRMTHSIPDNSGVVIRTPIGTIVHTGDFKLDPTPIDGKVSHLAKVAQAGAEGVLLLIADSTNAERPGYTPSEMEIAKELDRAIGRAPGRVFVTTFASHIHRIQAVIWAAEKYGRKVAMEGRSMLKFSRIALELGYLKVKDRLYTLEEVKDLPDHQVLILATGSQGQPMSVLSRLAFEGHAKMAIKPGDTVILSSSPIPGNEEAVNRVINRLYALGAYVLYPPTYKVHASGHASQEELKLILNLTTPKFFLPWHGEVRHQTNFKWLAEAMSRPPEKTLIGENGAVYRLTRDTFEKVGQVPAGALYVDGLGVGDITEEILADRRHMAEEGIVVITALAARDPVVEVVSRGFVKAGERLLGEVKRMALEALQNGLREKKPLERIRDDIYYPVKKFLKKATGRDPVILPVVIEG; this comes from the coding sequence ATGGAAGAGCAGGCGCGCAAACCGAGGCGGCGGCGGAGAAGGCCGCAAGGAGGAGGCGGAGCAACCGGCACCGGTCCCCAGGACTTCCTGGAGATCATCCCCTTAGGGGGGATGGGGGAGATCGGCAAGAACATCACCGCCTTCCGCTTCCGGGACGAGATCTTTGTGCTGGACGGAGGACTGGCCTTCCCCGAGGAGGGGATGCCCGGGGTGGACCTCCTCATCCCCCGGGTGGACTACCTGGTGGAAAACCGCCACCTCATCCGGGCCTGGGTCCTGACCCACGGCCACGAGGACCACATCGGGGGGCTTCCCTTCCTCCTGCCCATGGTCTTCGGCAAGGACTCCCAGGTGCCCATCTACGGGGCCAAGCTCACCCTGGGTCTTCTCAAGGGGAAGCTGGAGGAGTTCGGCCTGAGGCCGGGAAGCTTCAACCTCAAAGAGGTTTCCCCTGACGACCGCATCCAGGTGGGGCGGTACTTCACCCTGGACCTTTTCCGCATGACCCACTCCATCCCCGACAACTCCGGGGTGGTCATCCGCACCCCCATCGGCACCATCGTGCACACCGGGGACTTCAAGCTGGACCCCACCCCCATCGACGGGAAGGTTTCCCACCTGGCCAAGGTGGCCCAGGCGGGGGCGGAAGGGGTTTTGCTCCTCATCGCCGACTCCACCAACGCCGAGCGCCCCGGCTACACCCCGAGCGAGATGGAAATCGCCAAGGAGCTGGACCGGGCCATTGGCCGGGCCCCGGGAAGGGTCTTCGTCACCACCTTTGCCAGCCACATCCACCGCATCCAGGCGGTGATCTGGGCGGCGGAGAAGTACGGGCGCAAGGTGGCCATGGAGGGGCGGAGCATGCTGAAGTTCAGCCGCATCGCCCTGGAGCTGGGCTACCTCAAGGTGAAGGACCGCCTCTACACCCTGGAGGAGGTGAAGGACCTTCCCGACCACCAGGTGCTCATCCTGGCCACGGGAAGCCAGGGCCAACCCATGTCCGTCCTCTCCCGCCTGGCCTTTGAGGGCCACGCCAAGATGGCCATCAAGCCCGGGGATACGGTGATCCTCTCCTCTAGCCCCATCCCCGGCAACGAGGAGGCGGTGAACCGGGTGATCAACCGCCTCTACGCCCTGGGGGCCTACGTCCTCTACCCCCCCACCTACAAGGTGCACGCCTCCGGCCACGCCTCCCAGGAGGAGCTGAAGCTCATCCTGAACCTGACCACGCCCAAGTTCTTCCTGCCTTGGCACGGGGAGGTGCGCCACCAGACCAACTTCAAGTGGCTGGCCGAGGCCATGAGCCGCCCCCCGGAGAAGACCCTCATCGGGGAAAACGGGGCGGTGTACCGCCTCACCCGGGACACCTTTGAGAAGGTGGGCCAGGTTCCCGCGGGCGCCCTCTACGTGGACGGGCTAGGGGTGGGGGACATCACCGAGGAGATCCTGGCCGACCGCCGCCACATGGCCGAGGAGGGCATCGTGGTCATCACCGCCCTGGCCGCCCGGGACCCGGTGGTGGAGGTGGTGTCCCGGGGCTTCGTGAAGGCGGGGGAAAGGCTTCTTGGGGAGGTGAAGCGCATGGCCCTCGAGGCCCTGCAAAACGGCCTTCGCGAGAAGAAGCCCCTGGAGCGCATCCGGGACGACATCTACTACCCGGTGAAGAAGTTCCTCAAGAAGGCCACGGGCCGCGACCCGGTGATCCTCCCCGTGGTCATTGAGGGGTGA
- the rpsO gene encoding 30S ribosomal protein S15, with translation MPISKEEKQKVIAEYARFPGDTGSTEVQVALLTLRINRLSEHLKVHKHDHHSHRGLLMLVGQRRRLLRYLEREDPERYQALVEKLGLRK, from the coding sequence ATGCCCATCAGCAAGGAAGAAAAGCAAAAGGTCATAGCGGAGTACGCCCGCTTCCCCGGGGACACGGGGAGCACCGAGGTGCAGGTGGCCCTGCTCACCCTGCGCATCAACCGGCTTTCCGAGCACCTCAAGGTGCACAAGCACGACCACCACTCCCACCGGGGTCTCTTGATGCTGGTGGGGCAAAGGCGCCGGCTTCTTCGTTACCTGGAGCGGGAAGATCCGGAGCGCTACCAGGCCCTGGTTGAGAAACTGGGCCTTAGGAAGTAA
- the pnp gene encoding polyribonucleotide nucleotidyltransferase produces MAEGTPNTPRAERYETQVAGRLLVLETGKYAKQASGSVLVRYGDTVVLATAQASEEPIEADFLPLTVEFEERHYAVGKIPGSFMRREGRPGEKAILSARMTDRPIRPLFPKGFRHEVQVIITVLSADQKNPPDILGPTAASAALMLSDIPWEGPVAAVRVGLLGGQFVLNPTLQELEESALDLVVAGSRNAILMVEAGAQEVDEETLVQALEFAHREMQPILDLQEAMARALGKPKMAWTPPETLSEEEKEALYRLALERGLSGVLQTASKGERSRALEAFAEALIAEALPKGEDGTPDESRKPLYESAFDEVVRRELRRLVLEEGKRADGRTPKDLRPIWIEVDVLPRTHGSAIFTRGETQVLGTVTLGTGRDEQIIDDLGIDETEKFLVHYNFPPFSTGEVKRLRGVSRREIGHGNLAKRALKAVLPPEEAFPYTIRVVGDVLESNGSSSMATVCAGCLALMDAGVPIRAPVAGVAMGLVWEGDRAVILTDILGLEDALGDMDFKVAGTRRGVTALQMDNKVGGLPREVLKEALMQAREARLKILDLMESVLPAPRPELKPFAPRILSLKVPVEKIGLVIGPGGKNVRALEELGVEVDIEEDGTVRIYSSDMEAAQKAKKRIEELTMEAKVGEVYEGTVTKITPFGAFVSLFPGTEGLLHISQIAPGRVQRVEDHLKVGDVIKVKVHRIDERGKIDLIRPELEGKIPPRRRG; encoded by the coding sequence ATGGCAGAAGGCACACCCAACACCCCAAGGGCCGAACGGTACGAAACCCAGGTGGCTGGCCGCCTCCTGGTTCTGGAAACCGGAAAGTACGCCAAGCAGGCCTCCGGATCGGTCCTGGTGCGCTACGGCGACACCGTGGTCCTGGCCACGGCCCAGGCCTCCGAGGAACCCATTGAGGCGGATTTCCTCCCCCTCACCGTGGAGTTTGAGGAGCGGCACTATGCCGTGGGCAAGATCCCGGGGAGCTTCATGCGCCGGGAAGGGCGCCCTGGGGAAAAGGCCATCCTCTCCGCCCGCATGACGGACCGGCCCATCCGCCCCCTTTTCCCCAAGGGGTTCCGCCACGAGGTGCAGGTGATCATCACCGTGCTCTCCGCCGACCAGAAGAACCCCCCGGACATCCTGGGGCCCACGGCGGCCAGCGCCGCCCTGATGCTTTCCGACATCCCCTGGGAGGGCCCGGTGGCCGCGGTTAGGGTGGGCCTCCTCGGGGGGCAGTTCGTCCTGAACCCCACCCTGCAGGAGCTGGAGGAAAGCGCCTTGGACCTGGTGGTGGCGGGAAGCCGCAACGCCATCCTCATGGTGGAGGCAGGAGCCCAGGAGGTGGACGAGGAGACCCTCGTCCAGGCCTTGGAGTTCGCCCACCGGGAGATGCAGCCCATCCTGGACCTGCAGGAGGCCATGGCCCGCGCCCTGGGCAAGCCCAAGATGGCCTGGACGCCTCCCGAAACCCTCTCCGAGGAGGAGAAGGAGGCCCTCTACCGCCTGGCCCTGGAGCGGGGGCTTTCCGGGGTGCTCCAGACCGCCAGCAAGGGGGAAAGGAGCCGGGCCCTCGAGGCCTTCGCCGAGGCCCTGATCGCCGAGGCCCTGCCCAAAGGGGAGGACGGCACCCCGGACGAGAGCCGGAAGCCGCTTTACGAAAGCGCCTTTGACGAGGTGGTGCGCAGGGAGCTCAGGCGGCTGGTGCTGGAGGAGGGTAAGCGGGCGGACGGCCGCACCCCCAAGGACCTCCGCCCCATCTGGATCGAGGTGGACGTCCTGCCCCGCACCCACGGCTCCGCCATCTTCACCCGGGGGGAGACCCAGGTGCTGGGCACCGTGACCCTGGGCACCGGCCGGGACGAACAGATCATCGACGACCTGGGGATCGACGAAACGGAAAAGTTCCTGGTGCACTACAACTTCCCCCCCTTCTCCACCGGGGAGGTGAAGCGCTTAAGGGGGGTTTCCCGCCGGGAGATCGGCCACGGCAACCTGGCCAAGCGGGCCCTGAAGGCGGTCCTCCCCCCCGAGGAGGCCTTCCCCTACACCATCCGGGTGGTGGGGGACGTGCTGGAATCCAACGGCAGTAGCTCCATGGCCACGGTCTGCGCCGGCTGCCTGGCCCTCATGGACGCGGGCGTGCCCATCCGGGCCCCCGTGGCCGGGGTGGCCATGGGCCTGGTGTGGGAGGGGGACCGGGCGGTGATCCTCACCGACATCCTGGGCCTGGAGGACGCCCTGGGGGACATGGACTTCAAGGTGGCCGGTACCCGCCGGGGGGTCACAGCCTTGCAGATGGACAACAAGGTGGGCGGGCTTCCCCGGGAGGTGCTCAAAGAGGCCCTCATGCAGGCCCGGGAGGCCCGCCTGAAGATCCTGGACCTCATGGAGAGCGTCCTCCCCGCCCCACGCCCCGAGCTCAAGCCCTTTGCGCCGCGTATCCTTAGCCTCAAGGTGCCGGTGGAGAAGATCGGCCTCGTCATCGGCCCAGGGGGCAAGAACGTGCGCGCCCTAGAGGAACTCGGGGTGGAGGTGGACATCGAGGAGGACGGGACGGTGCGCATCTACTCCAGCGACATGGAGGCGGCCCAGAAGGCCAAGAAGCGCATCGAGGAGCTCACCATGGAGGCCAAGGTGGGCGAGGTGTACGAGGGCACCGTGACCAAGATCACCCCCTTTGGCGCCTTCGTGAGCCTCTTCCCCGGCACCGAAGGGCTCCTCCACATCAGCCAGATCGCCCCCGGCCGGGTGCAGCGGGTGGAGGACCACCTGAAGGTGGGGGACGTGATCAAGGTGAAGGTCCACCGCATTGACGAACGGGGCAAGATCGACCTGATCCGCCCCGAGCTGGAAGGCAAGATCCCCCCCAGGCGGCGCGGCTAG
- a CDS encoding MFS transporter has translation MKLPAQVYLLGLVSFLMDVASEMVYPLLPLFLTSLGAGAGTLGLVEGIAEATASLFKVVGGRVSDRVGRRKPLLLLGYGLPAFLRPILALAQSPGHVLLYRFLDRLGKGLRTAPRDALLAETVDKGALGRAYGLHRGLDTLGATVGPFLAFLLLPHLGVRGVFWLSAIPAFLAWLTLLRVTEPGPARAAHTPPPPLRLDYLKTLPAAYRRFLLVSGIFALALSSNAFLLLRLKDLGLSQEEVTLAYTGYNLLYALLSYPLGGLADRVGLRRVVALGFALYALVYLGFAWTQTALGGVALLLLYALYSAAFEGSSRAYLATLVPQEAKATAIGLYHTVVGVLLFPASLIFGWLWQGYGPALAFAVGAGLALWALLLFLLDGRKGRS, from the coding sequence ATGAAGCTTCCCGCGCAAGTCTACCTCCTGGGCCTGGTCAGCTTCCTCATGGACGTGGCCAGCGAGATGGTCTATCCCCTTTTGCCCCTCTTCCTCACCAGCCTGGGCGCAGGGGCTGGAACCCTCGGCCTGGTGGAGGGGATAGCCGAGGCCACCGCCAGCCTCTTCAAGGTGGTGGGGGGACGGGTTTCGGACCGGGTGGGCCGGAGAAAGCCCCTGCTCCTCCTGGGCTATGGCTTACCCGCCTTCTTAAGGCCCATCCTGGCCCTGGCGCAAAGCCCAGGGCACGTCCTTCTGTACCGTTTTCTGGACCGTCTCGGGAAGGGCCTGCGCACCGCCCCCCGGGATGCCCTCCTTGCGGAAACCGTGGATAAGGGCGCCCTGGGACGGGCCTATGGCCTTCACCGGGGCCTGGACACCTTGGGGGCCACCGTGGGCCCCTTCTTGGCCTTCCTTCTCCTGCCCCATCTGGGGGTGCGGGGCGTCTTCTGGCTTTCCGCCATCCCCGCCTTCTTGGCCTGGCTCACGCTTCTTAGGGTCACGGAGCCTGGCCCGGCCAGGGCCGCCCACACCCCCCCTCCCCCCCTTCGCCTGGACTACCTGAAGACCCTCCCGGCCGCTTACCGGCGCTTCCTTCTGGTTTCCGGCATCTTTGCCCTGGCCCTCTCCTCCAACGCCTTCCTGCTCCTGCGCCTTAAGGACCTAGGCCTCTCGCAGGAGGAGGTCACCCTGGCCTACACGGGCTACAACCTCCTTTACGCCCTTCTCTCCTACCCCTTGGGGGGGCTTGCCGACCGGGTGGGGTTGAGGCGGGTGGTGGCCCTGGGGTTTGCCCTTTACGCCCTGGTCTACCTGGGCTTCGCCTGGACCCAGACCGCCCTGGGGGGCGTGGCCCTGCTTCTCCTTTACGCCCTGTACTCCGCCGCTTTTGAGGGGTCAAGCCGGGCCTACCTGGCCACCCTGGTACCCCAGGAGGCCAAGGCCACCGCCATCGGCCTGTACCACACGGTGGTGGGGGTTTTGCTCTTCCCCGCAAGCCTGATCTTCGGTTGGCTATGGCAAGGCTATGGCCCTGCGCTGGCCTTCGCCGTGGGGGCGGGTCTGGCCCTTTGGGCCCTCCTCCTTTTCCTGCTTGACGGAAGAAAGGGCAGGTCCTAA